The genomic DNA TTGATTCCCCTGGTTTCCCTGTTTTGCTAAAAGGTAACAAGCTCAGTGTTTTGGTTCCAGCTCAACGCATTCAATCTAAAACAAAGTTCAAGTTTGATGGCGTTGTTGCTTATATGCAGGTGAATGCCACAAACAAAAGTCTCCCTATGGTTGGGGTCTATCAAGCATACAGCGTTAGTTCAGGGGATTTAAGTCTTCCCTACAGCGTGCAACCTCAGTAACGGAGAAAATTAAATGGCTCTCAATGTTGAATTGCTAGAAAGCAGCTTTGCTCAAATTAAAGTGAATAGCTCGAAGGTGACTAAACAGTTCTACACAGTGCTATTTACGGACTATCCAGAAGTCCAGCCTTTGTTTGCTAATACTAACATGGAAAAGCAGCGCAAACAACTGTTTCAATCTCTCGTCTTTACCGTCAATAACCTGGGTAAACCCGATGTCTTAAGCAATACATTGAGAAGCTTGGGCACTCGACACGCTTGGTACGGTGTATTGCCGCAACATTACCCAATGGTGGGCAGTAGCTTGCTGAAAGCTTTTGAGGTAAGTCTGGGCACAGCCTGGACTCCTGACGTGCAACAAGCGTGGACAGAGGCGTATGAAGTTGTGGCTCAATTAATGCTGGAAGGTACAGACTACTCACCAGAACGGCTGGTACCGATCGTGAAATAGCAGTGTAGTAAATTTAGTTGTTTACCAAATTTACTGCCTTTGATCGTTCTTACAACTAACAGGAGAACAAACAATGGATACAATTGCACTGGTTCCTAACAACTCGCTGATTACCGAAACACCTGAGGAAGGACGGCAATTAGCCGTGAAACTGGCGCGACTGATTATCAAGCTGACTCAACCCGATGAAGAGAAGCGCAAACAGCTACGAGAGGTCTATGGTAACGATGCCATGATGTTGATTGCCATAGGACAAACGGTTGCTACTGAGTTTGCCACGATCGCGGCTGCTAACAACTATTGGAAGGAGGTAAGCAATGGATGACTATTGTTTAGTGGACTGTGGTTTTCACGATCAGCTAGAAGCCCTAGCAACGCTGCGGCAAACTTGTCAGATTTCCTACCGCACTGCAACTGGAGAAATCGTTGAAGTTCAGGATCAGATTGTGGATGTGTATGCTGCGAACCAAGCCGATTTTTTGAAGCTCAAAGACGGAACTGAGATTCGGCTCGATCTCCTAGTCTCTGTCAACGGCAACCCCACTCGATTTGCTTAGGAGTAGCATCATGGCAATCCAACTCAAGATCGATCGCGTCCTACAAGGTTCATTTGACCTCAAAGCGCTGAATCTTCTGTTTGTATTTCAAGTCAACTGTCCTGGCTGTTTCATCTACGGTTTTCCCCTCGTCAACAAGTTGTATTGGAAGTATCGTCAGTTGGGCTTGAATATCTTAGGACTCTCAACAGCTTTTGAGGATTTTGAGTACAACACTGCTGCCAATACAGCGTTGCTTCTAACTGAGATGAAACTGGTTGGAGCAACTCGGCAAGCGTTAGGAGAATTTTACTCTCAAACGATCGACTTTCCCGTTGCAGTCGATCAACTTACCACAGGTGCAGCACTCGCAACACCTGAAAAAATTGAGGCTTTAACTGAAACAATCTCTGATTTTGATCGCTTGCCCAAATTAGAGCAAGCAGCACTGCGGCAAAAGGTGAACGCTCATTTGCAGCGGCACGCCAAAACATCAGCAACCTTTACGCTGAATCATTTACCAGGGACACCAACCTTTCTTCTGGTTGACCAAAACCTGCAACTGCTAGATGGATGGTTTGGGCATACGCCTGAGACAGCAGTGATTGAGCGCATCGAGAAACACCTTCGCATCGTTAAAGGAGTGACCCAGAAACTATACAAGTAATGTTTTTGTGGGCAACAGCTTGTCACCCGTGCTGCCACTGGCGCAATCGCGCTTAAAGATCCGCCTTTTCATCCGCTTAAACGAGGATGCCATGCTGAAAACGCTGAAGTTTTGGTACACTATCTGGACTGATTCAGCCTTGCGACCCACTGCCTTAAAAGTGGCTCTCGTTGTCGGATCGTTACTCTTCGCGATCAATCATGGCGGTGCTGTGTTGCATGGAGAAATGACCCGTGAACGCTGGTTGATGGGGCTAATCACTTACTTGGTGCCTTATACGGTCAGTATTCATGGACAGTACTCAACCTGATCGCGACACAGAATTAGCCCTTCCCGCTGAAACCCCAAATATTGGTGTCAGCGAAAATCCCTTCGATGCCTCAAGCGCGATCGAACAACACATCTTGATTGGGCTAGAAAAAATTGGGCTAGCGCTGAAAAGCCAGTCCTGGCAGGATGCTGGACAACAAGGCTTAACACCGACTCAAGGACAAATCCTGGCGCTTCTGATTGATAAAGGCGATGCTGGAATGCGTTTGTCAGAGGTGGCAAAACATCTTGCGGTCACGGCTGCTACTGCCAGTGATGCGGTGACATCGCTGGTTGAGAAAGGGTTAGTGCAAAAAACGCGATCGCCCCAAGATAAACGAGCGATCGCCATCACGTTAACCGCTCAAGGACAGCAGACAGCAACACAAACAGCGTCCTGGTCTGATTTTCTACTCAGCACCGTGGATGAGCTATCCGAGGAGGAACAAGTAATTTTTCTGCGGGGGTTGATCAAAATGATTCGCAAGCTTCAACAACAGGGACAGATTTCAGTGGCAAGAATGTGTGTGACCTGTCAATTCTTTCAGCCCAATCAGTATCCAGGGTCAGATCGTCCACATCATTGTGCGCTGGTGAATGCACCCTTTGGCGATCGTCATCTTCGTCTCAACTGTGCCGAACACGTTGCAGCCGATTCTGAAACCGCTAAACAAAATTGGAACCTTTATCTTTCAAAGTAGGTAAGTCAAATGCTGAAAACAGAATCTGCGATCGATAGCCTTCTTAGACCGATCAAACTCAATCAGAGGTTGGATCAGAACGCGCTGGTGTTATCCAGTCAGCAGATAGGCTGGAACGGAATTTTCGTTGAGCAGTATCAGGATCTTTTAAATTCAAGGGAAGTTGAATTTCCTGCCACATCAAATCATTGGCTTGCCTTATCTATGGGACCTCCTGCTCATTTGACCCAGAAGGGTGGCGATCACCTGCATGAATCAATCATTCAAAAAGGTGACAGCATTCTTGTTCCTGCTGGACAACCGAGCTACTGGTGTCGGCGTGGAGGCATCTGCGATTCGCTGCACATTCGCTTAAAACCGGAGCTGATTGAGCAAATCGCTGAAGCATCCGAAATTGATCCAAAGCGAATTGATTTTGTGAACTGTTTCGTTCAGCAAGATTTGCAGCTTCATCAGGTCGCAATGCTGCTGTTCGCTGAGTCGCAGTCAGATGGTGTGATGGGGCGCTTATATATTGAATCCTTAACTCAAATCCTGGTCATTCATCTGCTACGCCACTATTCAATTGTCACGCAACCCATTACATCCCAGAACAGAAGCTTAACTCGTGCACAATTGCAGCAAGCCATTGACTATATTCACATTCACCTCGATCGAGATTTATCCTTGGCTGAACTGGCAAGCGTTATCGGTATCAGCCCAACTTACTTCGTCAGTTTATTCAAACAGGCGATGGGGATTGCGCCACATCAGTACGTGATTCAACAGCGAGTGGAACGGGCGAAAGTGATGCTGTCGAAAACGGATTTGGCGATCGCAGACATTGCCATACAAGTCGGCTTCTCCAGTCAAAGTCACTTGACGCAACAATTTAAGCGAGTCACCGGACTGACACCAAAGCAAGTTCGTTAACATCATAAGAATCTGATAAAGCGTCGTAAGAATCTGAAAGAAGTCAAGCATTGGAACTCAGTAACCTTCAGGTAGTTAGAACCTTTCACAGGCACAAGGATAAGACACAATGAGAAAGCAACTAATCAATCCGCCAGAACGCTACGATGGAAGACCGCACGGATTGTCCCACGCTGTTGTCGATACCGCATCGGGCACCGTTTACATTTCTGGTCAGGTTGACTGGGACATGAACCACCAAGTTTCATGCCATACCGTCGAGGGGCAATTCTCGAAAGCGCTAACGAACCTAACCACCGTCCTGAATGCATCGGGAAGCTCCGTAGAGAATCTACTTAGTCTTCGCATCTACATTCGGGGTGAACTGGGGGAATTCCTTGAGGATATCGCACCGATTCTGACGCAATATCTGGGAGAGTCGCGTCCAGCGCTTACTGGCATCGGCGTTTCCTCACTCGCCTCTCCAGAAACATTAGTTGAGATTGAGGCAACAGCAGCCCTTGTGACCCACTGATTGCCGAGATTCGGTAGCCGTAAGCATCATCCGAAAGATGAGAGCAAAATGACGACCTGCCGCATTCACGGATTGTGAAAAAACCCTGTGCTTCACTTGTTGAGTCACGCTAACACGTTAATCTAGGAAGGGAGTTGAGACCCATCAATCTGTTAAGTTCTAAGAACAAAGTTTATGATAAGCAACCTTCTAAACTCGCTCGAACTTAGCCAACAGTGGAATAAAACGCTGACGTTCTCCAGTCGGCAGATGAACTGGAATGGCGTTTTGGTTGAGCAGTGTCAAAGTCCTGCTTCAGCTTTTGAACTGGAACTCCCTGCCCTATCGGATCATTGGCTCTACTTACACACAGGAGGTCCCGCCCCTTTAATTCAGAAACGGGACGATTGCTTGCATGAATCCATCCTGCACAAAGGGGACAGCTTCTTGGTTCCGGCTGGACAACCGAGCTATTGGTGTCAAGCACCAGATATGCGTGATGTCATTTGTGCCCCGCTGCACATCTGCTTAAAACCGGAATTGATTCAACAAGTTGCTGAAGCCTCCGACATTGATTCAAAACGATTCGACCTCGTGCATGGTTTCGGTCAGCAAGATTTGCAACTTCATCAGATTGCAATGCTGATGTTCGCTGAGTTGCAATCAGGTGGCATGATGGGTAAATTATACGCTGAATCATTGACTCAAGTGTTAGTGATTCATCTGCTGCGCCACTATTCTACCGTCACGCAAACCATTACATCCCAGAACAGAAGCTTAACTCGTACACAATTACAGCAAGCGATCGATTATATTCAAACTCACCTGAATCGAGATTTATCCCTGGCTGAACTGGCAAGCGTTATCAGTATCAGCCCAACTTACTTCGCGAGTTTATTCAAACAGGCGATGGGGATTTCGCCGCATCAGTATGTGATTCAACAGCGGGTGGAGCAGGCAAAGTTGATGTTATCGAAAACGGATTTGGCGATCGCAGACATTGCCATACAAGTCGGCTTCTCCAGCCAAAGTCATTTGACGCAACAGTTTAAGCGAGTCACCGGACTGACACCCAAGCAAGTTCGCCCTTCACCATAAGAATCTGACAAATTGTTGTAAGAATCCGAAAGACGTTGAGCATTGGAACTTAGTACACTTTAGGTACAAAGAATCAAGAGAATCCCATACAAACTTCTCCGCATCTAGAGCAATACACAACTGCAAAAGACAGACTTTTGCCACTCATCTAGCACAGATCGGAAAGAATATTCATGCCTTGGGTAGACCTATGTGCTGAAAATGCAGTCGTTGAATGTTCTTAGGCATCTATTGAATTCAGGCAAACAATGCAACGACTGAGTTGCAAGACTTAAATCACCACAAAACCAATTGCGAACACGATAGTCACATTTATATCAGAGGTCAAATCATGAAACAGTCAGCAGATTTCTTCGTTCGTAGCGCGGTCATGGAAACCACCCGGTCCTACATGGGCAGTCTCATGACTTTTCTCGTAACATCCGCCGAGACCGAAAACCGCTTCGTCCTTCTGGAGCTTCGGATGAAACCGGGAAATGAGCCGCCGCCCCATCTCCACTATGACCAGGATGAGGTGTATTACATTCTAGAAGGCGAACTGGAGGTGTACTGCATGGGCGAAGTCCGGACGGTGCGGGCAGGCGAAACAATCTTCCTCCCCCGGAACCAGGCGCACGCATTCTATTACCTGTCGCCCACCCTCCGGTTCCTCGCCCTGTTGCAACCGGGCGGTTCGGACGGGTACGGTCTGGACGGTTACTTTGAAGCAATGTCAAGTCCGGCCACTAGCATGGAACTACCTGCGAGCGCAACCACATACGCGCTCTCCGATCCAGCCCCCGCGATCAAACTGGCTGCCAAGTACGGAGTCAAGATGCTGACCCCGGAAGAAACAGCGGAACTATTGCCTCACTACCCCGGCTTCGGGGTACCGCGAAAGAGCCGGAGTCATTAACCAAGAAAGGGATCGCAGACAGGAAAGATTTCTTCCTATCTATAGCTCTATAAGCTTGAGCGGTTCACTACCCGCTTTCGGGTAGTTTTGTAAGCTAGATCGGTACGGGAACTGGGCTTTTGTGCTGCATATCATCACTGAATATAGAGCAATGTTCAACTCAGACATTGCCGTCCACAACGAGAGCGACAAGTTTTTCTTGAGGCAGTCAGACACTTTAAAATCAAGCGCGTGTCATAGCTGCATAAATCGGCAGAAGTTTTTGCAACAGAATTAATAATTAAAGAGAATGATGGAACAAGTTCAATCGGCATCACTAAAAGCATACAGGCGTATCTCTGCGCTCGACTCGGCTATGTTTTACATGGGAAGTCTCATGTCCTTCCTTGCCAAAGGCGAGGACACTGGGGGGCGCTTTGCCCTGATGGAGTACCAGGGGAAACCTGGCAATGAACCGCCTCCTCATGTTCATGACTGGGAGCATGAGTTGTATTACGTGCTTGAGGGCGAGATGGAGTTCTACTGCGAAGACAAGGTTTTAGTGGCACATGCAGGGGAAACAATCTTCTTACCTCAAGGCAAGCCGCACGCTTTTTATATCCGCTCCCCGCACCTCCGAACATTGATCCTGGTTCAAGCAGTGGGTGAGCACGCGGTTGGGCTGGATCGCTACTTCATCGAAATGGCTGAACCTGCAACAAGCATGAGCCTTCCCACTGAGGCGGTCACCTATATGACGGACGATCCTAGCCATGCCATCCGCCTGGGTGCTGCAAACGGTATTCGTTTCCTGTCGCCGGAAGAAACCGCCAAGGAACTGCCGCACTACCCAGGCTTCGGGGTCAACCTGGAGAAAATTAGATAGGCGTAGACTATCCATGTGGTAATTCTCCTGAAACCCCGCCCTGTCTACTTTTGCAAGTTTTTGTCCGCTACCGAGAATCGAGCATCGTCAATTTAAAGGAAGGAAATCATGTCTGAAACAAAAGTTTTTGCAACACAACCCCTTCGATAAAGAGTTTATCATCAACGATGCTTTCGCAAAGATGCCTCACTTTTGTCTCTGAGGTTATTTATCGCTGGAGGTCAGACTGGGCCATGAGCTTCTTTTGCTGCACTACAGTTGTAGATAATTTTAGGAAGATTAGGAGGTTGTGTCGCAAAAACAGGTCATTTGTTCCTCAATAATTTTTGCGGCACAACCAGGAGTTCTCTGTCCTCAACAAGTTTTTGCAACACAACCTAAATTACAAGGTGAAGATGAAAAGACGTAACTTCCTTGTTAGCAGTACCCTAGCACTTTCAACATCTGTTGCTTTCGGTCGATATAGGGTTTCGGCAGCTTCCCCAGTCAAATCAGATGAGCGATCGAAAGTCATCTTACTCATTCATGGTGCGTGGCACTCATCGCTACATTGGAATAAAGTATCCGGTTTACTTACAGGTATGGGTCACCATGTTGTTGCTATAGACCTGCCTGGACATGGACTCAATGCAAAGTTTCCTGCCTCATATCTTCGGCAAGATCTGGCTGTGTTCTCAACTGAGGAGTCACCGCTCAAAGCGATCACCATCACAGATTATGTGAATGCCGCAGTCGAGGCAATACGTGCCTTGGCTGCCGACCGAAAGGTTATTGTTGTGGGTCACAGCATGGGCGGAATTGTAATCACTCAATTGGGTGAAAAGGTGCCCGATCTCATTGATCGACTTGTTTACCTCAGCGCTTATTGCCCGACAGAACTGCCAAGTCTCCTTGCCTACAATGAGCTGCCTGAGGCTGCACCTGCCCAATCGCGTCAAAGCGAGACTATTGTTGGCAACCCTGCCAAAATCGGCGCAGTTCGACTCAATTTGCGATCAACCAACCTAACTTATCTAGAAGAGCTTCGCCAAATCTTCTATAACGACGTTCCGATGGAGGGTTTTCTTCCTTACGCTCATAGTTTGACCCCTGACCTACCCTTGAGTCCTTTAGCTGCCGACACTAGGGGAACGGCTGCACGTTGGGGGCGCGTGCCACGCACATACATCCGCTGCACTGAAGATAATGCTATACCTTTAGCCTTGCAAGACCTCATGATTAGGCAGGCTGATGATTTGACTCCTGGTAACAAATTCAATGTGCAGACGCTCAACTCTAGCCATTCACCATTCGCCTCACAACCTAAACCGCTGTCCGATATTCTTGACAGGCTACCCTAGCTTGGGTTGCTAGGGCACGCTTTAAAGCTATCGCATTGCCATTACTGTCACAATCAATCCGCTCAATCCGCTCACGGTAAATAAAAGCGCAATTCCTCGATTAGTTCCCGTCGAATCACACCGAAATAGGCTCGCTAACACCATAAGAATCTGACAAATTGTTGTAAGAATCTGAAAGAAGTTAAGCATTAGAACTTAGTACACTTCAGATAGGTCAAGCAAAGAGCATCTAATGCAGCCAGTATCGGGTAAAGAGCAACATACAAGTGCTCAGCTTCTGTTGTTTGTTACCAATACTTTCTACGAAGAGGAGACTATCCTCAATCAGGTTTTGCAACACAACGATGAACTGCTCAGGATTTGGAATGACGACTTAAACCAAACAACAGAGCGTTCACATCACTAACTCTCTAACAAACAAGAGAAAGGATAACTTGCACACTGATGAGTTATTCAATCTGCAACATGAAAAGGAGAAACCATGACAACAACGTATGGTCAGAGCAATACTTTATTCAAAGATCTCGCAGCACTGCTTACAGGACAGCTTTTTCTGCCTGAGGACGCTGCCTATGAATCGGTGCGCCAACTCTGGAATGGTAAGGTGAAGACTCGACCAGCGGCGATCGTTCGTTGTTTGAGTGTACAAGATGTGATTCACACGATTCGCTGGATACGGGCACATGGGCTGTCACTCTCCGTTCGTGGGGCAGGACACGAGATTTTCGGACGATCGCTGCGTGAGAATGGCGTGGTGATTGATCTCTCCCAGATGAGAGCTGTCACCGTTGATCCAGTTGCGCGCACAGCCCAAGTTCAAAGTGGAGCAACCATTGGCGACCTGATCGAGGCAGCACAGAAATACGGGTTGGCAACAGCTACGGGAACCATCTCCAGCGTTGGAATGACAGGACTTACTCTGGGAGGAGGCTATGGTCCGCTGATCGGTGCCTATGGACTGGCTGCCGATAATCTGCTGTCAGCACAAGTGGTGACTGCTAACGGGCAGCTTGTGACCGCGAGCGCCGAAGAGCATCCAGACCTGCTTTGGGGACTGCGCGGCGGCGGCGGCAACTTTGGGGTTGTCGTTTCCCTGGAGTATCGCTTGCATCCGCTCACCACCGTGTTATCGGGTATGCTGCTGTATCCTCTCGATCAAGCCAGAACGGTGTTACACCGTTTTAACGAGTTCATCGCCACTGCCCCCGATGAATTGACGATTGCGTCTGGATTCCTTCAGACACCCGATGGCGCGACGGTTCTATTTCTCTCACCCACCTATTGTGGTGCGATCAAAGCAGGTGAGCAGATAATTGCACCCCTGCGTACCTTTGGCACTCTGCTGATCGATCAGGTGCAACCTGTCACCTATAACGACCTGATTCGCGGGTTAGATGCGTTTACACCAAAAGGTCGCCACTACTACCTCCAAACCCAGTCGCTGGATGGTTTCCAGACTAAGGCGATCGAAGCATTGATCGAACAGGGGTTGCCACTTCCTTCCCCATTTTCGATGATCAACATTCATAACTTTCATGGAACTGCGAGTCGCGTAGGTGTGTCCGAGACTGCTTTTGCGCTGCGTCAGGATCATCTGATGGTTGAGTTGATTGCAGCCTGGGAACCCCAATCTCCCGACGACGAGCAGCGGCATATCCAATGGGCACAGCACATCTCACAGGCACTTGCCCCCTATGCCTTCAAAGGGGGATATATCAGTCTCTTAGATGAGCAGGAGCAGGAGCGCGTTCGGCTTACCTTCGGATCGAACTATGAGCGGTTGCTCGATCTCAAACAAACCTACGATCCGGATGATGTCTTTCGTTCGACGATCGGACATGTCGCACCATAATCATTAGGAGCAATTTCATGACGCAATCTTTCTGGTTTTTTGGATCTTGCCTCACTGATTGGGCAACTTGGGACAAATTAATTTTGCATGACATGTTTGAGAAGTTGTTATGGCTCATTCATCCAAACATTCAAAGCGAACAACTGAGGGCTTGAACTATGTTAACCGCAACCCAAACTATTGAATTTTGCTCTACAGACCTCGACAAAGAGGTTGTTCATTTGCTCAATTATGCAAAAACTAAGCTACTGACCAAGATGCCACAACAGCTAAAAATGACATCCTACCTGCGACTCTGTTGCCTCGCCATTCGCAAGCTGCGCCAGAAGCCGGAATTAGCAGGCAAGCCTAGCCTAAACGAGGCATTTGACGATTCCTATTCGCATTTACTGCAAGCACTTTGTAATTACAATCCTGAATGGTGGAGGCATTGCTGGAGCAGCGATCGCGGCATCCTTAAATCTGATGATCCGACGCTCGACAAACTACTACAACCGCTGGAGTATTTCGTCGAAATCTACACTTGCAAGTACTCAAGCAATCAGAAGCCACCTTAAACAGCAACATAAGATGAGCCACAAGAGTTCGACCCTTGCCTGATTTAGGCTGCAATTTGAGCTTGATGACACACCAATGGATTCTCAGACATTGACTGGCAAATGCCAGAAGTCAGCGGATATTACCAACCCCTTGTGGTAGCGCGTAAGTATTGAAGAGGAATACATCATGATTACCGCATTAGTTCAATTCAACCTGTCCACTCCCCTAACTGGTAACGAGGTTAAAGAAGACTTTTCCAATCTTGCGCCTAGGTTCCGTGAAGTACCGGGCTTGCTCCGGAAATACTTCTTGCTATCCGAAGATGGCAGGATGGCTGGGGGCGTTTACCTATGGGAATCTAAAGCGGCTGCGGAACGCCTCTACACCGACGACTTTAAAAAATCCATTGTCGAGCGATATGGCTCTGAACCATCGGTAACTTACTTCGAGAGTCCGGTAGTGGTTGATAACCTAGTGGGCGAAATTATCAAAGACTGGTAAATAAGGAACGCCATACGAGGCTTTGTTAACATTTCTAGAAACCCATATCACCAATTGTTAGCCAAATATCAGCGAGGTGAACTAGCAGGTAGAACGTCAAGCTTCTGTGCTAGTTCAACTGGGGCTGATTGATGTGGCTGCCTTACCCGTTGTGGGTGCTGCAAGTGCCGAGAAGGTTCTCAATTTTAATTTGCCATCCAAGGCATTGATGCGTCGCACCCATTAGAGCAAGTTTCCCATCACAACTGTGACTGAGCAGTAAAAACTGGCGCTTCGGAGCAAATAAATACTACTCTCCAGGATTTTTCAACCACAAGAGGAGAAAACGATGAAACTTGAAAATAAAGTGGCTTTGATTACGGGAGCAACTTCGGGAATTGGCAAGGCAACCGCTAAAGCATTCGGTGTTGCAGGAGCTAAGGTGGTTTTCTCAGGACGACGCGAACCAGAAGGTAAAGCAACGGAAGCTCAGCTACGAGATGCTGGGGTTGACTGTTTATTTGTGCAATCGGATGTCTTGAACGAAGCCGAGATTAAAGCGCTTGTGCAAACCACCGTCGAGAAGTTTGGGAAACTCGATTATGCCTTCAACAATGCAGGCATCGAGGCACGCTCTAAACCCCTGCACGAACAATCAATCGAAGACTTTGACAAACTGATGGCGGTCAACGTGCGGGGACTGTTCTTGTGCATGAAATATGAAATTCAGCAAATGCTGACTCAAGGAGCTGGGGTGATCGTCAATACCTCCGCGATAGCAGGGATGATTGCGTTTCCAGGGATATCTCCGTATGTCGCGAGTAAACATGCTGTCGTGGGGCTGACACGAGCGGCAGCGCTCGACTATGCCAAGCAGGGCATTCGGATTAATGCGGTTAACCCTGGCGCTATTGCGACTGAGTTGTTTGCTCGTAGCATTAACCCGGTGGGCATCACAGCGGATGATTTCGCATCGATGGTGCCAATGGGACGCATAGGACAGGCAGAGGAAATCGCTCAAACAGTTGTTTTTCTCTGCTCTGATGCTGCCAGCTACATCACTGGACAACCTTTAGCTATCGATGGCGGATTCACAGTGAGTTGATCGAGAGGAGTAACAGGATGATACTTCAGAATAAAGTGGCTTTAGTCACGTGAGGCACAACAGGAATTGGCAGAGCAACTGCGATCGGCTTTGGTGCTGCTGGTGCAAAGGTGGTAGTTTCAGGCAGACGCAATCAGAAGGGGAAAAAACTGCCAAACTGATTTGCGAAACGGGCGCTGAATGCTTATATGTCCATTCAGATGTAAGCAGTGGGTAGTGTTCTAGACCTGTGGAAGCACTCAAACGGCGCGACCAAACTCATGGCGATTGATGAACAATCCAATCACGGTGTCATGCAAACAAATGGATTTGGAGAAACAAATCGTTTCTCGGGTTAACCGCTTAATCCGAGTTCTTAACGTCAAATGTTTTCGCTCAATCTTCTGGGTGTTTGCTTTGCCGACTGTATGACACTTCTAGTCTAACAACCGTAAATATGCTCCCCAGCCATCCGTGTAAAAGTGCTTTAAGCCAAATGGAGCTAACAACTGTTTGAGGAGGACTAACGCTGTATCTTGATGGGGTGCGAGGACGTAAGCCAGCATCTGACCTGTCCGGTGGTCAATGACAGACCAGAACCACCGTTGCTGTTTCTTAGACTGTACAAAGCTCCACATCTCATCCATTTCAGCCTCTTCGACTTATTTCATCCCTTACACAGGTGTAGAACACTACCTGATAACATCCCTTAACTTAATGCCATTCGATCCTGAGTCTTCTAGTCAATAACCTCAATTAATGTTTCACTGAGGATAGTTTTATGTCACGCATAGCTTTACAGCACTCACAGCCCCAACCCTCCCCACTCAATAGATCCACCTCCGATCAAAGCT from Chroococcidiopsis sp. CCMEE 29 includes the following:
- a CDS encoding globin family protein; protein product: MALNVELLESSFAQIKVNSSKVTKQFYTVLFTDYPEVQPLFANTNMEKQRKQLFQSLVFTVNNLGKPDVLSNTLRSLGTRHAWYGVLPQHYPMVGSSLLKAFEVSLGTAWTPDVQQAWTEAYEVVAQLMLEGTDYSPERLVPIVK
- a CDS encoding hexameric tyrosine-coordinated heme protein — its product is MDTIALVPNNSLITETPEEGRQLAVKLARLIIKLTQPDEEKRKQLREVYGNDAMMLIAIGQTVATEFATIAAANNYWKEVSNG
- the nrtS gene encoding nitrate/nitrite transporter NrtS; this translates as MGNSLSPVLPLAQSRLKIRLFIRLNEDAMLKTLKFWYTIWTDSALRPTALKVALVVGSLLFAINHGGAVLHGEMTRERWLMGLITYLVPYTVSIHGQYST
- a CDS encoding MarR family transcriptional regulator encodes the protein MDSTQPDRDTELALPAETPNIGVSENPFDASSAIEQHILIGLEKIGLALKSQSWQDAGQQGLTPTQGQILALLIDKGDAGMRLSEVAKHLAVTAATASDAVTSLVEKGLVQKTRSPQDKRAIAITLTAQGQQTATQTASWSDFLLSTVDELSEEEQVIFLRGLIKMIRKLQQQGQISVARMCVTCQFFQPNQYPGSDRPHHCALVNAPFGDRHLRLNCAEHVAADSETAKQNWNLYLSK
- a CDS encoding AraC family transcriptional regulator, whose product is MLKTESAIDSLLRPIKLNQRLDQNALVLSSQQIGWNGIFVEQYQDLLNSREVEFPATSNHWLALSMGPPAHLTQKGGDHLHESIIQKGDSILVPAGQPSYWCRRGGICDSLHIRLKPELIEQIAEASEIDPKRIDFVNCFVQQDLQLHQVAMLLFAESQSDGVMGRLYIESLTQILVIHLLRHYSIVTQPITSQNRSLTRAQLQQAIDYIHIHLDRDLSLAELASVIGISPTYFVSLFKQAMGIAPHQYVIQQRVERAKVMLSKTDLAIADIAIQVGFSSQSHLTQQFKRVTGLTPKQVR
- a CDS encoding RidA family protein, which gives rise to MRKQLINPPERYDGRPHGLSHAVVDTASGTVYISGQVDWDMNHQVSCHTVEGQFSKALTNLTTVLNASGSSVENLLSLRIYIRGELGEFLEDIAPILTQYLGESRPALTGIGVSSLASPETLVEIEATAALVTH
- a CDS encoding AraC family transcriptional regulator, with amino-acid sequence MISNLLNSLELSQQWNKTLTFSSRQMNWNGVLVEQCQSPASAFELELPALSDHWLYLHTGGPAPLIQKRDDCLHESILHKGDSFLVPAGQPSYWCQAPDMRDVICAPLHICLKPELIQQVAEASDIDSKRFDLVHGFGQQDLQLHQIAMLMFAELQSGGMMGKLYAESLTQVLVIHLLRHYSTVTQTITSQNRSLTRTQLQQAIDYIQTHLNRDLSLAELASVISISPTYFASLFKQAMGISPHQYVIQQRVEQAKLMLSKTDLAIADIAIQVGFSSQSHLTQQFKRVTGLTPKQVRPSP
- a CDS encoding cupin domain-containing protein, coding for MKQSADFFVRSAVMETTRSYMGSLMTFLVTSAETENRFVLLELRMKPGNEPPPHLHYDQDEVYYILEGELEVYCMGEVRTVRAGETIFLPRNQAHAFYYLSPTLRFLALLQPGGSDGYGLDGYFEAMSSPATSMELPASATTYALSDPAPAIKLAAKYGVKMLTPEETAELLPHYPGFGVPRKSRSH
- a CDS encoding cupin domain-containing protein, with the translated sequence MMEQVQSASLKAYRRISALDSAMFYMGSLMSFLAKGEDTGGRFALMEYQGKPGNEPPPHVHDWEHELYYVLEGEMEFYCEDKVLVAHAGETIFLPQGKPHAFYIRSPHLRTLILVQAVGEHAVGLDRYFIEMAEPATSMSLPTEAVTYMTDDPSHAIRLGAANGIRFLSPEETAKELPHYPGFGVNLEKIR
- a CDS encoding alpha/beta fold hydrolase; this translates as MKRRNFLVSSTLALSTSVAFGRYRVSAASPVKSDERSKVILLIHGAWHSSLHWNKVSGLLTGMGHHVVAIDLPGHGLNAKFPASYLRQDLAVFSTEESPLKAITITDYVNAAVEAIRALAADRKVIVVGHSMGGIVITQLGEKVPDLIDRLVYLSAYCPTELPSLLAYNELPEAAPAQSRQSETIVGNPAKIGAVRLNLRSTNLTYLEELRQIFYNDVPMEGFLPYAHSLTPDLPLSPLAADTRGTAARWGRVPRTYIRCTEDNAIPLALQDLMIRQADDLTPGNKFNVQTLNSSHSPFASQPKPLSDILDRLP